The Candidatus Bathyarchaeia archaeon genome window below encodes:
- a CDS encoding 50S ribosomal protein L40e, which yields MPITDIVKKTIAQQSRLYYKICRRCGVKNPSTADKCRKCRSSNLRWKKRELGAK from the coding sequence ATGCCCATAACAGACATAGTTAAGAAGACCATAGCTCAGCAGAGCCGCCTCTACTACAAGATCTGCAGGCGTTGTGGAGTCAAGAACCCATCTACAGCCGACAAATGCAGAAAGTGTAGAAGCAGCAACTTACGATGGAAGAAGAGAGAACTCGGCGCCAAGTAA
- a CDS encoding OB-fold nucleic acid binding domain-containing protein — MEFKAESILGKILAYRQDLSREQLLELVRKKKEETRHLLNDEGAAFLVASDLGVPLLGGSLKTNLQIKDVIPSLNDVTVSGRILAVYPVVEFTRPDGSRGKVRRLTICDRTATLDVLLWNEKAYDSIVGELKVNRIVRFAHGYSRVSITGETELHIGSRGELTLSPPDEADSMYPRLDDLFERIAQLDSRKDVVNISGVVERIYPVKTFEKQEEVGRVVKATMRDGSGRVNIVAWNDDVELVECLKPGEEIQILKGKVRRNITGEIEVHINRKSQIIKKS; from the coding sequence ATGGAATTCAAGGCAGAATCGATTCTGGGAAAGATACTTGCTTACCGGCAGGATCTGAGCCGTGAGCAATTGCTAGAACTTGTGAGAAAGAAGAAGGAGGAGACACGGCATCTCTTAAATGATGAAGGCGCAGCCTTCTTGGTAGCATCGGATCTTGGGGTGCCACTTTTAGGAGGTAGCTTGAAAACGAACCTGCAGATCAAGGATGTCATCCCATCTCTTAATGATGTCACTGTGAGCGGCCGCATCTTGGCGGTATACCCGGTTGTTGAGTTCACAAGGCCTGATGGGTCGAGAGGGAAGGTTAGGAGACTTACTATCTGCGACCGGACGGCCACCTTGGATGTCCTTCTATGGAATGAGAAGGCATATGACTCTATAGTGGGAGAGTTGAAGGTTAATAGGATCGTTAGGTTTGCTCATGGATACTCGAGAGTATCTATAACTGGGGAGACAGAGCTGCATATAGGTTCCAGAGGTGAACTGACCCTATCTCCCCCAGATGAAGCTGATTCGATGTATCCTAGGTTGGATGATCTCTTCGAGAGAATAGCCCAACTGGATTCGAGGAAGGATGTGGTTAACATCTCAGGGGTCGTGGAGAGAATTTATCCTGTGAAGACCTTCGAGAAACAAGAGGAGGTGGGCAGGGTGGTGAAGGCGACTATGAGGGATGGTTCAGGCAGAGTTAACATAGTTGCTTGGAACGACGATGTGGAGCTGGTTGAGTGCCTCAAGCCGGGTGAGGAGATCCAAATACTGAAGGGCAAGGTTAGAAGGAACATAACAGGCGAGATTGAGGTTCACATTAATAGGAAATCTCAAATAATAAAAAAGTCGTGA
- a CDS encoding TrpB-like pyridoxal phosphate-dependent enzyme, translated as MLVDSKILLPEEEIPKSWYNIQPDLPRPIPPPINPATKEPINPSVLERVFSKELIRQEVSQERWIPIPDEVREFYRLWRPTPLYRALRLEKALKTPAKIYYKYEGVSPPGSHKPNTAIAQAYYNMKEGRERLTTETGAGQWGSALAFGCLAFGLQATVYMVRASYDQKPHRKTLMQLWGAEVLPSPSDRTNFGRKLLESNPNNPGSLGIAISEAVEDAVTHENTRYTLGSVLNHVLLHQTVIGLEAQKQFEDIGEYPDIIAGCIGGGSSFSGLFWPFYYDKAAGKARKNLRFIAVEPLACPSTTGGIYMYDHGDTAKMTPLLKMYTLGHDFIPPPIHAGGLRYHGKAPSLSLLINEGEVESRAYNQLEVFEAGALFTKTEGILPAPEPSHAIRAVIDEALMCKERNEEKVILTLMCGHGHFDMKAYEDYLAGKLQAYAHPREEIEKSIGRLKGLYPWIDSLPY; from the coding sequence CTGTTGGTCGACTCAAAGATTCTATTACCAGAAGAAGAGATTCCTAAGTCGTGGTACAATATTCAACCAGACCTTCCTAGACCTATCCCACCGCCAATAAACCCGGCGACCAAGGAACCGATAAATCCGAGCGTTCTAGAACGTGTATTTTCGAAGGAGCTGATAAGACAGGAGGTATCTCAGGAGCGTTGGATACCTATCCCCGACGAGGTTCGCGAGTTCTATAGGCTCTGGAGGCCCACTCCCTTATACCGCGCCTTGCGACTAGAGAAGGCACTCAAAACACCGGCCAAGATATATTACAAATATGAGGGCGTCAGCCCGCCGGGAAGTCACAAACCCAACACCGCGATAGCACAAGCCTACTATAACATGAAGGAAGGTAGAGAGAGACTTACAACCGAAACCGGCGCTGGGCAGTGGGGCTCAGCGCTCGCCTTCGGCTGCCTAGCCTTCGGGCTCCAGGCTACCGTATACATGGTCAGAGCAAGTTACGATCAGAAACCTCATAGGAAGACGTTAATGCAGCTTTGGGGCGCTGAGGTTCTGCCAAGTCCAAGCGACCGAACTAACTTTGGGAGGAAACTTCTAGAGAGCAACCCCAACAACCCTGGAAGCCTGGGCATAGCTATAAGTGAGGCTGTAGAGGACGCTGTGACTCACGAGAATACCCGGTATACTCTGGGAAGCGTTCTCAACCATGTCCTACTCCACCAGACAGTCATAGGTCTGGAAGCTCAGAAACAGTTCGAAGATATAGGAGAGTACCCCGACATCATTGCAGGTTGTATAGGCGGCGGCAGTAGTTTCTCAGGCCTCTTCTGGCCCTTCTACTACGATAAAGCAGCTGGAAAAGCGCGGAAGAACCTAAGGTTCATAGCGGTGGAACCCCTAGCCTGCCCTTCCACAACAGGTGGCATATATATGTATGATCACGGTGACACGGCGAAGATGACTCCACTCCTCAAAATGTATACACTCGGCCACGATTTCATACCACCCCCAATCCATGCTGGCGGACTACGTTACCACGGTAAAGCACCAAGTCTGTCCCTCCTAATCAACGAGGGTGAAGTAGAGTCAAGAGCCTACAACCAGCTAGAGGTTTTCGAAGCAGGAGCTCTCTTCACTAAGACGGAGGGAATTCTACCAGCACCTGAACCCTCCCATGCCATAAGGGCTGTGATAGATGAAGCTCTGATGTGCAAGGAGAGGAACGAGGAGAAAGTTATCCTTACATTGATGTGTGGGCACGGGCACTTTGATATGAAGGCATATGAAGACTATCTAGCCGGGAAACTGCAAGCATACGCACACCCGAGAGAGGAGATTGAAAAGTCGATCGGAAGACTGAAAGGTCTCTACCCGTGGATAGACAGTCTCCCATACTGA
- a CDS encoding phosphatase PAP2 family protein → MNVCRPINTRLLVSSVAVLTVAIVVLTSSIRLGFFDQYDYTLTRNINGLLHQSAVPITILFTELGGSWVWVTLIATLYFLQGSYGKRSAFILASALLCGMVVGILLDQIFYRPRPYMVLSDLKILLLNLPTDSSFPSGHTIRAFSGATALSCRYRRWFLVMFPFAFAVGLSRIYLGLHFPSDVLGGALVGIAVSLCVVLLEGKVFGGRLLTRLE, encoded by the coding sequence ATGAACGTCTGCAGGCCTATAAATACTCGTCTCCTCGTCTCCTCTGTTGCAGTCTTAACCGTCGCAATAGTAGTTTTAACCTCAAGCATTAGGCTGGGTTTCTTTGACCAGTACGATTACACTCTCACCAGAAACATCAACGGTTTACTCCACCAGTCAGCTGTTCCTATCACAATTCTATTTACTGAACTTGGTGGCAGTTGGGTCTGGGTTACTCTGATAGCCACGCTCTACTTCCTGCAGGGGAGTTACGGGAAGAGGAGCGCCTTCATATTGGCTTCAGCTCTTCTTTGTGGGATGGTGGTGGGGATATTACTAGACCAGATATTTTATAGGCCGAGGCCATACATGGTCCTAAGCGACCTTAAAATCTTACTCCTAAATCTGCCCACTGACTCTTCCTTTCCCTCAGGCCACACAATACGTGCCTTCTCAGGTGCCACAGCTCTCTCCTGCAGATACAGGAGGTGGTTTTTAGTTATGTTTCCATTCGCCTTCGCAGTTGGGCTTTCAAGAATTTATCTAGGGCTCCATTTTCCCTCGGACGTGTTAGGCGGAGCTTTGGTGGGAATTGCCGTAAGCCTCTGTGTGGTGTTGCTTGAGGGCAAAGTTTTCGGTGGTAGATTATTGACCAGACTTGAATAG
- a CDS encoding DEAD/DEAH box helicase, which yields MTPELELFSNFSKPILEELERSGLLGFTEIQKKAIPAILSGDNVLLVSPTGTGKTEAAILPLIELLLRARSEGYNLRGVSILYITPLRSLNRDIFRRLAGMGERLGIKVEVRHGDTPLSVRSVQAKVPPDLLITTPETLQAILVGRRIREHLKRVRWVVIDEIHELAQDKRGSQLAIALERLQALSGVNFQRIGLSATIGDVELVGRFLAGDGRSCRILKVEAFREMEACVESPSPSDTDRAVAEKFLIPPGVVARLRRLLSLIREHKATLIFTNTREHAESIASKIKMIAPSERVGVHHGSLSKDLRIETENMLKDGRLEAVICTSSLELGIDVGAIDFVVQYMSPRQVTPIVQRIGRSGHAVKGRPRGLVIATWPDDILESAVILRRAFEGLLEEPQLHTCALDVLAHQLVGLVLDHGVIKLEEAYAIVRKSYPYSNLSFEDFERTVKQLDEEGKIRLFNSVITIAPHSSRQYYYENLSMIPDVKQYAVFDFSAKRRVGTLDQEFVARYGKVGSQFILHGHVWQILQVDEERYTIEVEGVEPTAAAIPAWEGEIIPVPFEVAQEVGRLRREIEERLTHNREASDPLSGYSLDEDSRKQVVFTIKKQIEGGYLIAHDRRVVIEPFENYVIIHGCFGDKLNQTLSRILASLLTSKTGLDVAIQSDPYRIALIAPHSIDSQTVKELLVGLDPVGALHVLESTVDQTTLFLWRLWHNAKRFGLVSRDADYRLSHARALLKALRGTPVYQETLREIFLENFDILHLKTVIEGVRSGEVTVDIEPIREIASAFAYPLLDKIAPHDLLQPAKERSEVIELLKSRLEAKTLKLLCVFKGDWEGTRIVRSIPDKVSCPVCGSTLIAVTSKDDEATLKAVRKKLKKCNLSKDEEKLWLTAWKSASIVQNYGRRAVVAMAARGVGPTVAARILRHSFQSEDGFYLAVLKAERNYIRTRMFWD from the coding sequence TTGACCCCAGAACTGGAACTTTTCTCCAACTTTTCAAAACCCATTCTTGAAGAGCTTGAGCGGTCGGGGTTATTAGGGTTCACTGAGATTCAGAAGAAGGCCATTCCAGCTATTCTCTCAGGAGATAACGTGTTACTGGTATCTCCAACTGGGACTGGTAAGACTGAGGCGGCGATTCTACCTCTGATAGAATTACTATTGCGGGCGCGTAGCGAGGGTTATAATCTTCGGGGGGTGTCCATCCTATACATCACCCCGCTACGTTCACTGAATCGAGACATCTTTAGGAGGTTGGCGGGGATGGGAGAGAGGCTTGGCATCAAGGTCGAGGTTAGGCATGGAGACACTCCCCTCTCCGTCAGGAGCGTGCAGGCTAAGGTTCCTCCCGACTTACTCATCACTACGCCTGAGACGCTCCAGGCGATTCTAGTTGGGCGAAGGATCAGAGAACACCTGAAAAGAGTGAGGTGGGTTGTAATCGACGAGATTCATGAACTAGCACAAGACAAGCGTGGATCCCAACTGGCAATAGCTCTCGAACGCCTCCAGGCTCTTTCTGGAGTAAACTTCCAGAGGATAGGTCTCTCAGCCACTATAGGCGACGTTGAGCTGGTAGGGCGATTTCTAGCCGGGGATGGCAGGTCGTGTCGTATCTTAAAAGTTGAGGCATTCAGAGAGATGGAGGCATGTGTAGAGAGCCCTTCCCCAAGCGACACAGACCGGGCTGTCGCAGAGAAGTTCCTAATCCCACCAGGGGTAGTGGCGCGGCTGCGGAGGCTTCTCAGCCTTATCAGAGAGCACAAGGCTACTTTAATCTTCACAAATACTAGAGAACATGCTGAATCTATAGCTTCCAAGATAAAGATGATCGCCCCCTCTGAGAGAGTAGGCGTTCATCATGGCTCTTTGTCTAAAGATTTGAGGATAGAGACCGAGAACATGCTCAAAGATGGGAGACTTGAAGCCGTAATCTGCACATCGTCTCTAGAGCTAGGCATCGATGTGGGTGCGATAGATTTTGTAGTTCAGTACATGTCCCCAAGACAGGTAACCCCCATTGTCCAAAGGATAGGGCGAAGCGGCCACGCTGTAAAGGGGAGACCGCGCGGCCTTGTGATTGCCACCTGGCCTGATGACATCTTAGAATCGGCTGTAATTCTGAGAAGAGCGTTTGAAGGTTTGTTAGAGGAGCCTCAGCTTCACACCTGTGCCTTAGATGTCTTAGCCCACCAACTTGTGGGTTTGGTCTTAGATCACGGCGTCATAAAACTTGAGGAGGCTTACGCAATAGTCAGGAAGTCCTACCCCTACTCTAATTTGAGTTTTGAAGATTTCGAGCGAACGGTGAAGCAGCTGGATGAGGAGGGGAAGATTCGTTTATTCAACAGCGTAATAACGATCGCTCCACATAGTAGCCGTCAATACTACTACGAGAATCTTTCCATGATTCCCGATGTGAAGCAGTACGCGGTCTTTGACTTCTCAGCCAAACGTCGAGTGGGCACCCTAGATCAAGAGTTCGTGGCTAGGTATGGTAAAGTTGGTAGCCAGTTCATACTCCACGGTCACGTCTGGCAGATACTTCAAGTGGATGAGGAGAGGTATACGATTGAGGTTGAAGGTGTAGAGCCTACAGCGGCCGCAATACCCGCTTGGGAGGGAGAGATCATACCTGTCCCTTTCGAAGTGGCACAGGAAGTTGGCCGTCTTAGGCGGGAGATAGAGGAGAGACTTACTCACAACCGCGAAGCCAGCGACCCACTCTCGGGTTATTCTTTAGATGAAGATTCGAGGAAGCAGGTTGTTTTCACTATTAAGAAACAAATTGAGGGGGGTTATCTAATAGCACATGATAGGCGGGTGGTTATCGAGCCCTTCGAGAATTATGTGATCATTCACGGTTGCTTCGGTGATAAGCTCAACCAGACTCTGTCGAGAATATTGGCCTCACTCCTTACATCGAAAACCGGCCTAGATGTGGCTATCCAGTCAGACCCATATCGGATAGCACTCATCGCACCCCACTCTATAGATTCCCAGACTGTCAAAGAGCTCTTAGTCGGCCTCGACCCTGTGGGAGCCTTACATGTCTTGGAAAGTACAGTTGATCAGACTACGCTATTCCTGTGGAGGCTGTGGCATAACGCGAAGAGGTTTGGGCTTGTCTCAAGGGATGCCGACTATCGGCTGAGCCATGCTAGGGCACTCCTCAAAGCGTTGAGAGGTACACCCGTGTACCAGGAGACTTTGAGAGAGATCTTCCTTGAGAACTTCGACATCCTTCACCTGAAGACTGTAATTGAAGGTGTAAGGTCTGGAGAGGTAACCGTGGATATCGAACCAATAAGAGAGATTGCCTCCGCATTTGCTTACCCTCTCCTAGACAAGATAGCTCCCCATGACCTCCTCCAACCGGCGAAGGAGAGGAGTGAAGTTATAGAGCTCCTTAAAAGCAGACTTGAAGCTAAGACCCTCAAGCTCCTCTGCGTCTTCAAAGGCGACTGGGAAGGAACTCGAATTGTTAGGAGCATCCCAGATAAGGTTAGCTGCCCAGTCTGCGGTTCCACACTAATAGCCGTGACCTCCAAGGACGATGAGGCGACGTTGAAGGCTGTTAGGAAGAAGCTGAAGAAATGTAACCTATCAAAGGATGAGGAGAAGCTCTGGCTTACTGCGTGGAAGTCTGCAAGCATAGTTCAGAACTATGGGAGGAGAGCTGTTGTAGCTATGGCGGCTCGTGGAGTTGGGCCCACTGTTGCCGCCCGTATACTCAGGCATAGCTTCCAAAGTGAAGATGGGTTCTATTTAGCTGTGCTCAAAGCTGAGAGAAACTACATACGAACTAGAATGTTCTGGGATTAA
- a CDS encoding radical SAM protein produces the protein MGNGGYKIVLTAGRTLMSEYHNAVFLGFSACCPRGFMPDEIFFTYLCPSVKVNEDGSVDYAQLGTRKIEAALINYGFKPEDIIVAHPDHLDKVIGPNTKVIGLTEHDPLGLGPPTSTFIGVVGGVPYNAYKFRELLNHPAIKEYRSRLKIILGGGGAWQFKDEAVRRELGIDTVVIGEGEKVVGPLFEKAIRGEELPGLIRGEVVPTEEIPTIRKATICGIVEVARGCGRGCDFCIPDMLRYRVIPIGQILNEVDVNLRWGRQPLLHAEDILRYGAKGLNVNREAVIRLFKDVRSYPGVNKVSISHFCLSSVASAPDVVEEIERILDLGNPEGQLWLSGQTGIETGSPRLVRKHMRGKAKPFEPEEYPDTVVKAFEILSQHHWIPCSTVLIGLPGETDEDAEATIKLVHRLRDFKSLIVPMFAVSSENPSESFIADKLTEMQGEVFLSCWEHDLRWSQLLLDEYIRAADAATAEGIKSILAFTVSLVTEWLNRCRNEYHCNIPAMIRDFRESLGQGGKA, from the coding sequence ATGGGAAATGGCGGTTACAAGATAGTCTTGACAGCTGGCCGGACACTGATGAGTGAATATCATAATGCAGTCTTTCTCGGCTTCAGTGCCTGTTGCCCCCGAGGCTTCATGCCTGACGAGATCTTCTTCACTTACCTCTGCCCTTCAGTCAAGGTCAACGAGGACGGCTCCGTCGACTATGCCCAGCTTGGAACTCGAAAGATCGAGGCAGCTCTGATAAATTATGGATTTAAACCCGAAGACATAATAGTAGCTCACCCTGACCACCTCGATAAGGTGATAGGCCCTAACACAAAAGTTATAGGACTCACGGAGCATGACCCACTCGGCCTCGGCCCGCCAACCTCTACCTTCATCGGAGTGGTTGGTGGGGTGCCTTACAACGCGTACAAGTTTAGAGAACTCCTCAACCACCCTGCAATCAAAGAGTATAGGTCAAGGCTTAAGATCATATTAGGTGGCGGCGGCGCTTGGCAATTCAAAGACGAGGCTGTTAGGAGAGAGTTGGGCATTGACACTGTCGTAATTGGTGAGGGAGAGAAGGTTGTTGGCCCCTTATTTGAGAAGGCTATAAGAGGAGAGGAGTTGCCTGGCCTCATACGGGGTGAAGTGGTGCCTACAGAAGAGATACCCACTATCAGAAAAGCCACTATATGTGGCATTGTAGAGGTAGCTAGGGGGTGTGGGCGAGGATGTGATTTCTGCATCCCAGATATGCTACGTTACAGAGTTATTCCTATTGGGCAAATTCTAAACGAGGTGGATGTCAACCTTAGATGGGGTAGGCAGCCTCTACTTCACGCCGAAGATATTCTCAGATATGGCGCGAAAGGGTTAAATGTGAATAGGGAAGCTGTAATCCGCCTCTTTAAAGATGTACGGAGCTATCCTGGCGTCAACAAAGTGAGCATCAGCCATTTCTGCCTCTCTTCGGTTGCAAGCGCGCCCGATGTAGTCGAAGAGATTGAGAGGATTCTAGATTTAGGCAACCCTGAGGGTCAGCTTTGGCTCAGCGGTCAGACTGGGATCGAAACAGGTAGCCCGAGACTTGTTAGGAAGCATATGCGGGGGAAGGCCAAGCCTTTCGAACCTGAAGAATACCCTGACACAGTTGTAAAAGCCTTCGAGATCCTCTCTCAACACCATTGGATTCCATGCTCCACCGTCCTTATAGGGCTCCCAGGCGAGACGGATGAAGACGCTGAGGCAACCATAAAGCTTGTCCACAGGCTTAGAGACTTTAAGAGCCTCATAGTCCCAATGTTTGCAGTCTCTTCAGAAAATCCCTCGGAATCATTTATCGCCGACAAGCTCACCGAGATGCAGGGGGAAGTCTTCCTAAGCTGTTGGGAGCACGACCTCCGCTGGTCTCAACTACTTTTAGATGAGTATATTCGAGCTGCTGACGCCGCAACCGCAGAAGGTATCAAATCGATACTCGCGTTTACCGTCTCATTGGTTACTGAGTGGCTTAACAGGTGCCGGAATGAGTACCACTGCAACATTCCAGCTATGATAAGGGACTTCCGTGAGAGTCTAGGTCAAGGCGGAAAAGCCTAG
- a CDS encoding V-type ATP synthase subunit B: MSRALLTGKEHRTINEIAGPLLFVERTSGVAFGEVVKIVTPSGEERRGQVLEVGEGVAVIQVFEGTGGLDISRTLVRFSGETLKFPVSQDMVGRIFDGSGKPVDGGPEIIPEDELDIHGAPMNPYSRAVPSEFIQTGISSIDGMNTLVRGQKLPLFSGSGLPHNAVAAQIARQAKVLGEEEEFAVVFAAMGITADEARFFREDFEERGALDRVVMFINLADDPAIERLITPRLALTASEFLAYEYGFHILVILTDMTNYAEALREISAAREEVPGRRGYPGYMYTDLATIYERAGRIHGKKGSITQMPILTMPHDDITHPVPDLTGYITEGQIYLERALHMKGIYPPINVLPSLSRLMNQGIGRGKTREDHRQVADQLYYAYAEGRGLRELVAVVGEEALTAKDKLYLQFADRYEREFVNQGFYEDRSIEKTLELGWDLLSMLPEAELKRIDPAYIKKYHPAHKATAT; the protein is encoded by the coding sequence ATGAGTAGAGCTCTACTAACTGGGAAAGAGCATCGAACAATCAATGAGATAGCTGGTCCTCTCCTCTTTGTCGAGAGGACAAGCGGGGTTGCCTTCGGGGAAGTTGTTAAGATCGTGACACCCAGCGGTGAGGAGAGGAGGGGGCAAGTCTTAGAGGTTGGAGAAGGAGTAGCCGTCATCCAAGTATTCGAGGGCACAGGAGGCTTAGACATCTCAAGGACTTTAGTCCGCTTCTCAGGCGAGACATTAAAGTTTCCAGTTTCCCAAGACATGGTAGGGAGGATATTCGACGGTAGTGGTAAACCGGTCGATGGTGGTCCGGAGATAATCCCTGAGGATGAGTTGGACATTCATGGTGCTCCCATGAACCCCTACTCCAGAGCTGTCCCATCCGAATTCATCCAGACTGGTATCTCATCAATCGATGGCATGAACACCCTTGTCAGGGGGCAGAAGCTTCCTTTATTCTCTGGCTCAGGACTGCCTCATAACGCCGTAGCAGCTCAGATAGCCCGCCAAGCTAAAGTTCTCGGTGAAGAAGAGGAATTCGCCGTAGTCTTCGCAGCGATGGGCATCACAGCCGATGAAGCACGCTTCTTCAGGGAAGATTTTGAGGAGAGGGGAGCCCTCGACAGAGTCGTGATGTTCATCAACCTCGCAGACGACCCAGCTATAGAGAGGCTTATAACTCCAAGGCTGGCTTTGACGGCCTCAGAGTTTCTAGCCTACGAGTACGGGTTCCACATCCTTGTCATCTTGACCGACATGACCAACTATGCTGAGGCACTTAGAGAAATCTCGGCGGCTAGAGAAGAAGTCCCAGGAAGGAGAGGGTACCCCGGATACATGTACACCGACCTCGCCACTATATACGAGCGTGCGGGAAGGATCCATGGAAAGAAGGGCTCAATCACACAGATGCCTATACTTACAATGCCCCACGACGACATCACTCACCCAGTACCAGATCTGACAGGTTATATCACTGAAGGGCAAATATACCTTGAAAGGGCGCTTCACATGAAAGGGATCTACCCGCCCATAAACGTCCTGCCGTCACTCTCGAGACTGATGAATCAAGGTATAGGCAGAGGTAAGACGAGGGAGGATCACCGCCAAGTAGCCGACCAACTTTACTATGCCTACGCGGAAGGTAGGGGTCTTAGGGAGCTTGTGGCGGTGGTCGGAGAGGAAGCCCTGACCGCTAAGGACAAGCTCTACCTGCAGTTTGCCGACCGGTATGAACGCGAGTTCGTAAACCAGGGCTTCTATGAGGATCGTAGCATAGAGAAGACGCTTGAACTTGGATGGGATCTTCTCTCAATGCTTCCTGAGGCTGAACTCAAACGTATAGACCCAGCCTACATCAAGAAATACCATCCTGCACACAAAGCAACCGCAACCTAA
- a CDS encoding V-type ATP synthase subunit A, whose translation MEAKGIISHIAGPVVSAKNMSGSQMYELVRVGSERLIGEIIRIEGDKATIQVYEETSGLRPGEAIERTGKPLSAELGPGLISQIYDGIQRPLPSIQSLVGSFFKRGVVAHPLDRSKKWKFIPAVKVGAELVGGDILGTVQETPLVTHKILVPPNVSGKVVDITEGSYSVDETVASLEGPKGIIELPMMQSWPVRISRPYKRKVPSDTPLLTGQRIFDTFFPMAKGGQGAIPGGFGTGKTVMLHQLAQWADAHVVIYVGCGERGNEMADVLESFPKLKDPRSGQPLMTRTVLIANTSNMPIAAREASVYTGITMAEYFRDMGYDVALMADSTSRWAEALREISGRLEEMPGEEGYPAYLASRLSEFYERAGRVETLGREPRLGSISVVGAVSPPGADFSEPVTQNTLRIIKVFWGLDKSLAERRHFPAINWLTSYSLYHDSLDRWYTANVDSLWASLRTKALELLQKEDELKEIVRLVGPDALSESQRALLEAAKMIREDFLMQSAFHPIDSYCSIRKCFLMLRAVINFYDNMLKSVERGIQIKNILSLPIVEEIARMKLIPPEKLDETFKEIDIRMADQFNSLVSGAGRETA comes from the coding sequence TTGGAGGCTAAAGGAATTATATCCCATATCGCCGGTCCAGTTGTCTCCGCCAAGAACATGTCTGGGTCTCAAATGTATGAGCTAGTTCGGGTCGGCAGTGAGAGGCTGATAGGGGAAATAATCCGGATTGAGGGTGATAAGGCAACCATTCAAGTCTACGAGGAGACCAGTGGTCTCAGGCCGGGTGAGGCGATAGAGCGCACGGGGAAGCCTCTTTCCGCCGAGTTGGGGCCTGGGCTCATAAGTCAAATTTATGACGGAATACAGCGGCCCCTACCTAGCATCCAGAGCCTCGTAGGCTCTTTCTTTAAAAGGGGTGTTGTAGCTCATCCGCTTGACCGTAGTAAGAAGTGGAAATTCATCCCCGCAGTAAAGGTGGGAGCTGAGTTGGTGGGGGGAGATATTCTCGGCACAGTTCAGGAGACACCATTAGTTACTCATAAGATCCTCGTCCCCCCCAATGTCTCTGGAAAGGTGGTGGATATTACCGAAGGTAGTTACTCTGTCGACGAGACTGTAGCTTCCCTCGAAGGGCCGAAAGGGATAATTGAGCTCCCCATGATGCAAAGCTGGCCAGTTAGAATCTCACGACCTTACAAGAGGAAAGTTCCTTCGGACACGCCGCTCCTGACTGGGCAGCGGATATTCGACACATTCTTCCCAATGGCGAAGGGCGGCCAAGGCGCAATCCCAGGAGGCTTTGGAACTGGTAAGACGGTTATGTTACACCAGTTGGCTCAGTGGGCTGACGCCCATGTGGTGATCTACGTTGGATGTGGTGAACGTGGAAATGAGATGGCTGACGTTCTTGAAAGTTTCCCAAAGTTAAAAGATCCACGGTCAGGTCAACCCCTGATGACGCGGACCGTGTTAATCGCTAACACATCAAATATGCCTATCGCCGCTAGAGAGGCCAGCGTATATACCGGGATCACGATGGCCGAGTACTTCCGGGATATGGGTTACGACGTCGCATTAATGGCTGACTCAACCTCAAGGTGGGCGGAGGCACTCCGAGAGATTTCAGGCCGCCTGGAGGAGATGCCAGGTGAGGAAGGTTATCCAGCCTATCTGGCTTCACGCCTATCAGAATTCTATGAGAGGGCTGGGAGGGTAGAGACCCTCGGGCGTGAACCACGGCTAGGCTCGATCAGTGTTGTTGGGGCGGTTTCACCGCCAGGGGCAGACTTTTCCGAGCCTGTAACCCAGAACACTCTCAGGATCATTAAGGTCTTCTGGGGGTTAGACAAGAGTCTGGCTGAACGCCGCCACTTCCCAGCTATAAATTGGCTGACCAGCTACTCCCTCTATCATGACTCTTTGGATAGGTGGTATACCGCGAATGTTGATTCGCTATGGGCGTCCCTGAGGACAAAGGCGCTTGAGCTTCTACAGAAGGAGGATGAGCTAAAAGAGATCGTGAGATTAGTAGGTCCGGATGCGTTATCCGAGAGTCAGCGAGCTCTCCTTGAAGCAGCTAAGATGATAAGAGAGGATTTTCTAATGCAGAGCGCCTTCCACCCTATTGACAGCTACTGCTCAATTCGGAAATGCTTCCTAATGTTGAGGGCTGTAATAAACTTCTATGATAACATGTTGAAGAGTGTTGAACGTGGTATACAAATTAAAAACATTCTATCCCTACCCATTGTCGAGGAGATCGCGAGGATGAAACTGATACCACCAGAGAAGCTTGATGAAACATTTAAGGAGATAGACATTAGAATGGCTGATCAGTTTAACTCTTTAGTTTCAGGAGCTGGGAGGGAGACCGCATGA